The following are encoded in a window of Flavobacterium psychrotrophum genomic DNA:
- a CDS encoding efflux RND transporter periplasmic adaptor subunit: MKKKVLLALMVIGLTALIVIRLVSNKNTIDKRNQPGTEVAKGIPVTVATAVEETLSTELVKTGTLAPFRQATVLATASGKLLRLDFELGTPVQEGQLLGRIDTQLLQLDLEKSESAAQKLRRDLQTYSELLEGNAATREKVEEVRQSYNEAANRSSQLRRQIADASLKAPISGVIASRPVEQGVFVASGSEVATIVNLSRVKVTVNLTEAEVYQVSAGQKILLQTDVYPGREWQGTLSYISPQADAAHNYAVEISAENNREAPLRSGTFVRVDFAGRAPQKMLLIPREALLESTRDASVYVIQAGKAVLRPVKAGSDYGGRVAIIEGLKPGEQVVTSGQINLQSGTPVTISK; the protein is encoded by the coding sequence ATGAAAAAGAAAGTACTGCTTGCCCTGATGGTAATTGGCCTTACGGCACTTATAGTTATCCGGCTGGTTTCCAACAAGAATACTATAGACAAACGCAACCAACCGGGAACTGAAGTGGCCAAAGGCATCCCGGTAACCGTGGCAACTGCCGTTGAAGAAACCCTAAGCACCGAACTGGTAAAAACCGGTACACTGGCGCCCTTCCGCCAGGCCACCGTACTTGCAACGGCCAGCGGAAAATTGCTGCGCCTGGATTTTGAGCTGGGTACCCCGGTACAGGAAGGGCAGCTGCTGGGGCGTATTGATACGCAACTTTTGCAGCTTGACCTTGAAAAATCGGAATCTGCCGCCCAAAAGCTCAGGCGTGACCTGCAGACGTACAGTGAACTCCTGGAAGGCAACGCCGCAACCCGCGAAAAGGTTGAGGAGGTCCGCCAAAGCTACAACGAGGCGGCCAACCGCTCCTCTCAGCTGCGCCGTCAGATAGCTGATGCTTCCCTGAAGGCTCCCATTAGTGGTGTTATTGCCTCAAGGCCGGTAGAGCAGGGTGTCTTTGTCGCCTCCGGAAGCGAGGTGGCGACCATTGTCAACCTCTCCCGTGTCAAGGTAACGGTAAACCTGACCGAGGCGGAAGTGTACCAGGTTAGCGCGGGCCAAAAAATACTACTGCAAACTGACGTTTACCCCGGCAGGGAGTGGCAGGGCACCCTATCGTACATCAGCCCGCAGGCCGACGCAGCACACAATTACGCTGTAGAGATCTCCGCCGAAAACAACCGGGAGGCCCCACTGCGCTCCGGCACGTTCGTCAGGGTGGATTTCGCCGGAAGAGCGCCGCAGAAAATGCTGCTCATCCCTAGGGAAGCACTCCTGGAATCCACGCGTGATGCCTCGGTATATGTAATCCAGGCCGGCAAAGCGGTGCTGCGCCCCGTAAAGGCAGGCTCCGATTATGGCGGCCGCGTAGCCATAATCGAAGGGCTTAAGCCGGGTGAGCAGGTCGTGACCTCGGGGCAGATCAATCTGCAAAGCGGAACGCCGGTAACCATCTCAAAATAA
- a CDS encoding DNA-binding protein: MNEQITKDDLIQFGRMLVNEISIMVKGDYNREKDTSDPEWLKSRGARKLLDISAGSLQNLRITGKVRYKKVMGSYYYNKADLLGLFNDVSSKDS, encoded by the coding sequence ATGAACGAGCAGATCACAAAAGATGACCTTATCCAGTTTGGCAGGATGCTGGTTAACGAGATAAGTATTATGGTAAAGGGAGATTATAATCGGGAGAAAGATACTTCCGATCCTGAATGGCTTAAAAGCCGAGGGGCAAGGAAATTATTGGATATTTCCGCCGGATCGCTCCAGAACCTTCGCATTACCGGGAAGGTGCGCTACAAAAAAGTTATGGGTTCGTACTACTATAATAAGGCCGACCTTTTAGGACTATTTAATGATGTTTCGTCAAAAGATAGTTAG
- a CDS encoding PKD-like domain-containing protein, which translates to MKQSYKLILIFILLFAQSLQANPVSIHGVELTKNKIVAVNATITGSNTVCLNGAQPQLTFTGSGGNAPYTFSYTINGGNPLTAVSNGAGIATVNAPTNATGQFTYNLTTVAETAGSPIIINNSAVITVVAPPVAAFTAPTTINCANQALTFTNQSTTGTNIDYSWNFDNPDSGTNNTATNINPSHIFILNPGNGNQTFTITLTVTNSATGCSNSVTHNVAVKQLPDPMLLGSNSSNFNGYTTFKNCVNSPSTLNFGNGSSTQASNTNYTIDWGDGTADYNSATFSSPIGHLYQVGLWTLTFTIDGDNNCSITKIYKVFVGSNPAVSLGNPGNTDICITGNPNNDTLTFPINNTANNANGTTYTVTFSDDPLNPQIFNHPPPAEVSHIYNATSCGSNLPGFQNSFSATIVARNPCSQSQVSVVPIYISTRPDADFTMQNTIACINTTTCFTNATVNSNSIDAANGDCSNGAPILWTIIPNTNYTITSGSLGMALDPADPSSWLTGSTNLCIKFTQAGTYTIKMKSGNRCGIDDEVVKTICIEAPLASASFTLNNTVGCGALTAQATNTTPTASACNVTYNWAVNYTASNCGTSPGNSYNYFTGGTTNTSANPSFNFPNPGTYTVTLTAHNSCGNQTATQTVTVKAPPTVAIAAIANICGGTSATISPTATVTNCAAQTPLTYVWSFIGGTPSSYTGVVPPAISYTTAGSYTVSLAVTNECGTTTDNETFTVTPGVTANAGADETLCAGETLQLTGSGTAGVGATLNYSWLPSAGLSNANIANPTANPSVTTTYTLTVSTGNGSSACTATDQVIVYRNTINPGAIASDQTVCSGTDPSAFTVAAAATGAGTITYQWESSTANATSGYSDISGATLATYDPPVLTQNTWYRRKVTSTLNGEACTVTGNFVSIYINTITAGTIGSDQQICSGGDPTALSGTAATGGGTISYQWQSSVDNSTFTNLAGATTANYNPPILTQNTWYRRVDTSTINGVSCSSFTNIAAISLTNPPVISQNPLSTQTLCAGGTASALTITATGGSTLTYQWYASTANNNTTGTAISSATAATYTPPTTTVGTTYYYCVVATGVSGCNAASATAQVTVIAAPIVTSQPQSQTLCEGQSPAQLSIAYQNGTGTPAYQWYSNTANSTAGGTAISGATTTTYLPPSTMGTLYYYAVITFPGGGCSVLTTSAAAIVLNQKPVITSNETATICSGDTVSITPGTIGNTIPTGTQYTWTVPANANITGEANQTTPQNGIGQTLVNTTNAPVTVVYTVTPVANGCSGLPFSVTITVNPKPSVTAQTATTCSEGTFTITPANGSGNIVPAGTTYSWGMPVVSPGVAGGLSGTDALGIGGTLTNNTNTIQTATYTVTPKWTSGSQTCTGNTFTVTVTVNPKPVINNITQNSCSGTSFTITPADGVNGTVPSGTVYSWAAPTGPPGVSGLGAGTNSAAISGTITNTTTATVTITYVVTPIANGCTGSSFDVTLTVAPTPTVAAVNSQTVCNQSATAAINFTGTITGTTFNWTNSTASIGLATSGSGSIPTFTALNSGTTPVTATVTVIPEINGCNGVPQTFTITVNPAPSVIFSQTGQTICSGNATTTVNLSSATPNTTISWTATQPAGITGVATNGTTSIPVQTLVNTTNAPITVIYTASATTSDLSACPGATTAYSITVTPVPFVNGTPQISTCSGTALNYIPSNTGGNNMPAGVTFTWTAPTGSGFTGGSAQSTPQTSLNQTLVNTTNTAVIATYTITPHYNGCDGVPFNVAVTINPTAIIPNGSITLCSGTAFSFDPATTATIFPNGTVFNWNAPTGTITGGTAGTAQSIITGTLNNATASVQTATYTITPLSPQGNCNGASFTLTVTVNPVFTVTHTVSNYNGFQISSAGANDAFINLSPTGGSGNYTYSWTGPNGFMASSQNVANLGPGTYTVVIADGLCSTISITVLIAEPMPLVIAEVTASHINVNCYGQSTGVVEVAVTTVSIAPFDYAILLPDGTVVESADNLTALNYVFDNLPAGTYNIRVTDANGTIKYINGVEVTQPATGLAISNSIISNFNGFNISCNGANDGSINLTVTGGYPTYTYSWTGPDGFTATTEDIAALAPGVYTVTIFDTTNACPLTQNFTITEPQQVTFTGAMSAFNGYQISCFGGTNGTINITPSGGTAVYTYAWTGPNGFTASTQNLSGLSIGTYAVTMADSNGCSAPAQSFTLTQPTALAISQTQVNVLCFGAATGAIDVTVTGGIANGSGSYTFAWTGPNGFTASSEDVITIVAGAYNLIVTDANGCTIPLSVNVTQQPEIIITPTTTPITCYGANNASISLNIIGGNPPYTADWSNLATGTYQDNLAAAIYTITVTDASNCVKMIAVPIPEAPVFKVEPVFANVSCHGANDGSITLNLTGGIAPVTLVWSDGSTAGTQRNNLGPGTYTATITDGTPCQIIRTFTIIEPAALTVAANLTHALDCNDTTSGAIDLLVAGGTLPYTYNWSNGQTIEDLSAITSGTYSVTITDASGCTVSGTYTITRPAPIVLNITSNVVHNCDTHYVRQTNTAQAAGGVPPFQYTWSSGTVSGAFGQLMNTDQNGTVIVTATDSKGCTATSTFEVQTEQLGEANFTAGSYAFTTYQEYSISDPVQFDNVSTGDYLEVGWDFGDGGSSSEISPSHTYLNEGTYTVTLHVVYPYGCNDTYRITLVVTKGYDVMVPNAFTPNADGMNDTFKAVHRGLKSIELNVFDTWGALLYSEKGEVITGWSGYIKGNPSENGNFYYRIKAETFYGQVIEFNGPFVLIK; encoded by the coding sequence ATGAAACAAAGCTACAAGCTAATCCTTATTTTTATACTTCTATTTGCGCAGTCATTACAAGCTAATCCAGTTTCGATACATGGCGTAGAACTAACAAAAAATAAAATTGTAGCTGTAAATGCTACTATTACAGGAAGTAATACCGTGTGCCTTAACGGTGCACAGCCTCAACTTACATTTACCGGAAGTGGGGGTAATGCGCCATACACGTTTAGTTATACCATCAATGGCGGGAACCCTCTTACTGCAGTGTCTAACGGAGCCGGTATTGCTACAGTAAATGCACCTACAAATGCAACTGGACAGTTTACTTATAACCTTACCACAGTGGCCGAAACAGCGGGTTCACCTATAATTATAAACAACTCAGCAGTAATTACGGTGGTAGCACCACCAGTGGCAGCTTTTACAGCGCCAACAACAATAAACTGCGCTAATCAGGCATTAACATTTACAAATCAATCCACAACAGGTACTAATATCGATTACTCATGGAATTTTGACAACCCGGATTCTGGAACCAATAATACAGCTACCAACATCAATCCTTCCCATATATTTATACTTAACCCAGGCAACGGAAACCAGACATTCACCATCACATTAACTGTTACAAATTCAGCTACAGGATGTAGTAACTCAGTGACACATAATGTTGCCGTAAAACAATTGCCTGATCCAATGCTTTTAGGAAGTAATTCAAGTAATTTTAATGGGTATACCACGTTTAAAAACTGCGTTAACAGTCCATCTACACTCAATTTCGGAAATGGGTCATCAACACAAGCTTCAAACACAAATTATACAATAGACTGGGGTGATGGAACTGCTGACTATAATAGTGCAACTTTCTCGTCTCCAATAGGCCATTTGTATCAGGTAGGTTTATGGACATTAACTTTCACTATTGATGGCGATAATAATTGTTCGATTACCAAAATATATAAGGTTTTTGTAGGATCAAATCCCGCCGTAAGTCTTGGTAATCCGGGAAATACCGACATTTGTATTACTGGTAATCCAAATAATGATACACTTACTTTTCCAATAAACAATACGGCTAACAACGCCAATGGAACCACATATACCGTCACTTTCAGCGATGACCCTTTAAACCCTCAAATTTTCAACCATCCACCCCCGGCCGAAGTTTCGCATATTTATAATGCAACGTCCTGTGGATCAAATTTACCAGGATTTCAAAATTCATTTTCTGCCACGATAGTAGCTAGAAACCCTTGCTCCCAATCACAGGTATCAGTGGTGCCTATTTATATTTCAACACGCCCTGATGCTGATTTTACAATGCAAAATACAATCGCATGTATTAATACCACAACATGTTTTACAAATGCTACAGTAAACTCAAACAGCATCGATGCAGCAAATGGTGATTGCAGTAATGGTGCTCCAATTTTATGGACAATTATACCCAACACAAATTATACAATTACTAGTGGTTCATTAGGTATGGCACTAGATCCTGCCGACCCATCTTCATGGTTAACAGGAAGTACGAATTTATGTATTAAGTTTACACAGGCTGGCACGTATACCATTAAAATGAAATCAGGTAATCGATGTGGCATTGATGATGAAGTTGTAAAAACTATTTGCATCGAAGCGCCGCTCGCGTCTGCATCTTTTACGCTAAATAATACAGTGGGTTGTGGGGCGCTTACAGCGCAGGCAACCAATACTACGCCTACAGCAAGTGCCTGTAATGTTACATACAATTGGGCTGTAAATTATACAGCTTCCAACTGCGGAACCTCTCCCGGCAATAGCTACAACTATTTTACAGGAGGCACTACAAATACGTCTGCCAACCCGTCGTTTAACTTCCCCAATCCCGGGACGTACACCGTAACCCTTACGGCACATAATTCTTGCGGTAACCAAACCGCGACGCAAACCGTAACTGTAAAAGCTCCGCCTACGGTGGCTATAGCGGCCATCGCTAATATTTGCGGGGGTACATCGGCAACCATATCACCTACAGCTACGGTGACTAATTGTGCTGCTCAAACACCGCTTACATACGTGTGGAGTTTTATAGGCGGTACACCATCATCCTATACCGGGGTAGTACCACCTGCCATTTCATATACCACTGCGGGATCCTATACGGTTAGCCTTGCCGTTACCAATGAATGTGGTACTACTACTGATAACGAAACCTTTACCGTTACACCTGGCGTAACCGCTAATGCCGGTGCTGATGAAACCCTTTGTGCCGGCGAAACCTTACAACTTACAGGATCGGGCACTGCCGGGGTGGGCGCTACGCTAAACTATAGCTGGTTACCAAGTGCAGGGCTTTCAAATGCTAACATTGCTAACCCAACTGCAAACCCATCTGTAACTACAACATATACCCTTACCGTAAGTACAGGAAATGGTAGCAGCGCCTGTACTGCTACAGACCAGGTAATTGTGTACCGTAATACAATTAATCCCGGTGCTATAGCGAGCGACCAGACCGTTTGTAGCGGCACAGATCCTTCCGCATTTACGGTAGCAGCGGCTGCCACGGGTGCCGGTACGATTACCTATCAGTGGGAAAGTTCTACAGCAAATGCAACATCAGGATATAGTGATATTTCCGGGGCTACTTTGGCTACTTATGATCCACCCGTACTTACACAAAATACTTGGTACAGGAGGAAAGTAACCTCAACCCTTAACGGGGAGGCGTGTACTGTAACAGGCAATTTTGTAAGCATATATATAAATACCATAACAGCGGGAACTATAGGAAGTGACCAGCAAATTTGTTCCGGTGGCGACCCTACCGCACTTAGCGGCACAGCGGCCACAGGTGGAGGTACTATCAGCTACCAGTGGCAATCATCAGTAGATAATAGTACCTTTACAAATCTAGCAGGTGCTACGACTGCCAACTATAATCCACCAATTCTTACCCAAAATACCTGGTACCGCCGGGTAGATACCAGCACTATAAACGGCGTTTCCTGCAGCAGCTTTACCAATATTGCAGCCATAAGCCTTACCAACCCGCCAGTTATATCGCAGAATCCGCTGTCTACACAAACGCTTTGCGCAGGCGGTACAGCATCTGCGCTAACAATTACAGCTACGGGAGGGAGTACATTAACATATCAATGGTATGCAAGCACTGCAAACAATAACACAACAGGTACTGCTATCTCAAGTGCTACAGCAGCAACATATACACCACCTACCACAACAGTTGGCACAACGTATTATTACTGCGTGGTAGCTACAGGTGTTTCGGGTTGTAACGCTGCCAGTGCCACAGCACAGGTCACCGTTATTGCAGCTCCAATTGTTACATCGCAGCCGCAGTCGCAAACCCTTTGCGAAGGGCAAAGCCCGGCGCAACTTTCTATTGCATATCAAAATGGTACCGGTACACCTGCGTACCAGTGGTACAGCAATACAGCAAACAGCACCGCAGGTGGTACAGCCATTTCGGGTGCTACCACAACTACCTATCTGCCACCGTCAACTATGGGCACATTATATTATTATGCAGTCATTACCTTTCCCGGTGGCGGATGCAGCGTGCTTACCACAAGTGCCGCAGCAATTGTGCTTAACCAAAAACCTGTAATTACAAGCAACGAAACAGCCACAATTTGTAGTGGTGATACAGTTAGTATCACTCCGGGTACTATCGGGAATACAATCCCTACAGGCACGCAGTACACCTGGACGGTACCTGCCAATGCAAATATTACAGGGGAAGCCAATCAAACTACACCTCAGAATGGTATAGGGCAGACACTGGTAAATACTACTAATGCGCCGGTAACAGTGGTTTACACTGTTACACCGGTAGCTAACGGATGCAGCGGCCTACCGTTCAGCGTTACTATTACAGTAAACCCTAAACCTTCAGTAACGGCACAAACAGCAACTACTTGTAGTGAAGGCACGTTTACAATAACTCCCGCTAATGGCAGTGGAAATATAGTACCGGCAGGCACTACATATTCGTGGGGCATGCCTGTGGTAAGTCCTGGTGTAGCGGGAGGGCTATCAGGTACCGATGCACTAGGTATAGGTGGAACCCTAACAAACAATACCAATACTATACAAACCGCTACGTATACCGTGACGCCAAAATGGACTTCAGGTAGCCAGACCTGTACCGGAAATACATTTACCGTTACCGTTACGGTAAACCCGAAACCGGTTATCAACAATATAACCCAAAACAGCTGTAGTGGTACTTCTTTTACCATCACACCAGCAGATGGTGTTAACGGTACAGTGCCTTCAGGCACAGTGTATAGTTGGGCAGCTCCAACAGGCCCTCCGGGCGTATCTGGTTTGGGAGCAGGCACTAACAGCGCTGCTATATCGGGCACTATTACCAATACAACTACTGCAACGGTTACAATAACTTATGTTGTAACCCCTATAGCGAACGGCTGTACAGGAAGCAGTTTTGATGTAACCCTTACAGTCGCGCCTACACCAACAGTGGCAGCTGTAAACAGCCAGACTGTATGTAACCAGTCTGCTACTGCTGCAATAAACTTTACCGGAACAATAACCGGGACAACATTTAACTGGACAAACAGTACTGCATCTATAGGGCTTGCCACAAGCGGATCCGGGTCTATACCAACTTTTACAGCCTTAAATAGTGGTACCACGCCGGTAACGGCTACTGTAACAGTTATCCCTGAAATCAATGGCTGCAACGGTGTCCCGCAAACCTTTACCATTACCGTTAACCCGGCACCTTCGGTAATTTTTTCTCAAACAGGCCAAACCATTTGTTCAGGCAATGCCACCACAACGGTTAACCTTAGTAGTGCCACCCCAAATACAACAATAAGCTGGACGGCAACACAGCCGGCAGGTATTACAGGGGTAGCAACAAATGGTACGACTTCCATCCCGGTGCAAACACTGGTAAATACTACCAATGCCCCAATTACAGTTATCTATACCGCTTCAGCCACAACATCTGACCTTTCAGCCTGTCCAGGAGCAACTACGGCATACAGTATAACTGTAACGCCAGTCCCTTTTGTGAACGGTACGCCCCAAATAAGCACTTGTAGTGGTACTGCACTAAATTATATACCTTCTAATACCGGCGGCAATAATATGCCTGCGGGGGTAACTTTCACCTGGACCGCACCAACCGGAAGCGGATTTACCGGAGGGTCAGCACAAAGTACTCCGCAAACCAGCCTGAACCAAACGTTGGTTAATACAACCAACACTGCTGTAATAGCAACCTATACAATTACACCGCATTATAACGGTTGCGACGGAGTACCTTTTAATGTTGCTGTTACTATAAATCCGACTGCTATTATACCTAATGGTTCAATAACACTATGCAGCGGTACGGCTTTCAGTTTTGATCCCGCCACTACGGCAACTATTTTCCCTAACGGTACGGTATTTAACTGGAACGCACCAACGGGTACTATAACCGGTGGAACGGCCGGTACTGCACAAAGCATCATAACAGGAACGCTCAACAATGCTACAGCTTCGGTTCAAACTGCAACATATACCATAACGCCTCTTTCACCGCAGGGCAACTGTAACGGGGCAAGCTTTACTCTGACAGTAACAGTTAACCCGGTGTTCACAGTAACCCATACCGTATCAAATTACAATGGCTTCCAGATCAGTTCGGCTGGTGCTAATGATGCGTTTATTAACCTTTCGCCTACGGGCGGGTCAGGAAACTATACCTATTCATGGACGGGACCTAATGGTTTTATGGCTTCAAGCCAAAACGTAGCCAATCTTGGCCCCGGTACCTATACTGTTGTAATAGCCGATGGCTTATGCAGTACTATTTCGATAACAGTACTTATTGCCGAACCGATGCCGCTGGTTATTGCCGAGGTTACAGCCAGCCACATAAATGTTAACTGCTATGGCCAGTCTACCGGAGTGGTTGAGGTGGCGGTTACCACAGTATCTATCGCGCCTTTTGACTATGCCATATTGCTGCCAGATGGTACTGTTGTAGAGAGTGCAGACAATCTTACAGCATTAAATTATGTTTTTGACAACCTGCCTGCCGGAACGTATAATATACGTGTAACCGATGCTAACGGCACGATTAAGTATATAAATGGGGTAGAGGTAACACAGCCAGCAACTGGCCTTGCCATAAGCAACAGCATTATTTCAAATTTCAACGGTTTCAATATAAGCTGTAATGGTGCAAACGATGGCAGTATTAATTTAACAGTAACTGGTGGTTATCCTACCTATACATACAGCTGGACGGGGCCAGACGGATTTACCGCTACTACCGAAGACATTGCCGCACTGGCACCCGGCGTGTATACTGTTACTATTTTTGACACTACAAACGCCTGCCCTCTGACACAAAACTTTACGATTACCGAACCACAGCAGGTAACTTTTACAGGGGCCATGTCGGCATTTAATGGTTACCAAATAAGCTGTTTTGGGGGGACTAATGGTACTATAAACATTACACCTTCCGGCGGGACAGCAGTCTACACCTATGCCTGGACAGGCCCGAATGGCTTTACCGCATCGACCCAAAATCTTAGCGGGCTTTCTATTGGTACCTACGCTGTTACTATGGCCGACAGTAACGGCTGTAGTGCCCCGGCTCAAAGTTTTACACTTACTCAGCCAACAGCATTGGCGATAAGTCAAACCCAGGTAAATGTATTATGTTTTGGTGCCGCTACCGGGGCTATTGATGTTACCGTTACAGGAGGTATTGCTAACGGTTCCGGCAGCTACACCTTTGCGTGGACTGGCCCTAATGGCTTTACGGCATCTTCCGAAGATGTAATAACTATTGTTGCGGGTGCCTATAACCTTATTGTTACTGATGCTAACGGGTGTACAATACCGCTATCGGTAAACGTTACACAGCAGCCTGAAATAATAATTACACCTACAACTACGCCGATTACTTGCTATGGCGCCAACAATGCCTCGATATCGCTTAACATTATTGGAGGGAACCCACCATACACTGCCGACTGGAGCAACCTTGCAACGGGAACCTATCAGGATAACCTTGCAGCAGCCATTTATACCATTACAGTAACCGATGCCAGCAATTGTGTCAAAATGATTGCTGTACCCATACCCGAAGCACCGGTGTTTAAAGTTGAGCCTGTATTTGCCAACGTTTCATGCCATGGAGCAAACGACGGAAGTATAACCCTTAATCTTACCGGTGGTATTGCGCCCGTTACATTGGTTTGGAGCGATGGCTCGACAGCCGGAACGCAACGTAATAATTTAGGGCCCGGCACATACACCGCTACCATTACAGATGGCACACCCTGCCAGATCATCCGTACGTTTACTATTATAGAACCTGCTGCGCTTACGGTAGCAGCAAACCTTACCCATGCATTGGATTGTAATGACACTACAAGCGGTGCTATAGACCTGTTAGTAGCCGGTGGAACGTTACCCTACACGTATAACTGGTCTAACGGCCAGACTATAGAAGACCTGTCCGCCATTACTTCCGGCACGTATTCAGTTACTATTACCGATGCTTCTGGCTGTACTGTTTCAGGCACTTATACCATAACACGGCCGGCACCGATAGTGCTTAATATAACCAGCAATGTTGTACATAACTGCGATACCCATTATGTTAGGCAAACTAATACAGCACAAGCAGCGGGTGGGGTACCACCTTTCCAGTATACCTGGAGTAGCGGAACAGTTTCGGGAGCTTTTGGCCAACTTATGAATACCGACCAAAATGGTACTGTGATTGTAACGGCTACTGATTCTAAAGGATGTACTGCTACATCCACTTTTGAAGTACAAACAGAACAACTTGGCGAGGCTAATTTTACGGCAGGTTCCTACGCGTTTACTACCTATCAGGAATACTCAATATCAGATCCTGTCCAGTTTGATAACGTATCCACAGGTGATTACTTGGAAGTCGGCTGGGATTTTGGTGACGGCGGGAGTTCCAGCGAAATTAGCCCTTCACATACTTATCTAAATGAAGGGACTTACACGGTGACCCTCCATGTAGTCTATCCTTACGGGTGCAATGATACCTACCGTATAACTTTGGTGGTTACAAAAGGATATGATGTAATGGTACCAAATGCTTTTACACCCAATGCCGATGGCATGAATGATACGTTTAAAGCTGTACACAGAGGTTTGAAATCAATTGAATTGAATGTTTTTGATACATGGGGAGCGCTGTTATATTCTGAAAAAGGTGAAGTAATAACAGGATGGAGCGGTTATATAAAAGGAAACCCGTCGGAAAACGGTAACTTTTATTACCGCATCAAAGCCGAAACTTTTTATGGCCAGGTCATCGAGTTTAACGGCCCATTCGTACTTATCAAATAA
- a CDS encoding TolC family protein, whose amino-acid sequence MSKKIITLLLIAVSCQLYAQETWQLRQCIEYGLEHNRNNAIYANQKRAADARAREALADYLPRISLTSTLDNNLKLQQTVIPAGIFGDQDLRVSLTKKFASNATAQVDQVLYDQALLTGLRANKYNRQQAALNLQQSREAIIYNITAAYLDIFVYRQQLELLHYNLETYQGQINVLQLQVDKGVTLQKDLDKVQVDYNNTRSQQRVAQSNLELAHNELKFEMGYPFDTPLKVDTAAPANPAIEKDVAFSPEARIDYRLAALDVRLKELQQKSIRAGALPTLSAYARYGAVGFGDHLDQAYRDLNPFSAVGLKLTIPLLDFYRRNARYRQAEVERLNAEENLTLSEGRYRMEFDNAQAKLLQAQSNVENDQRNVTLAQSVLTVTDLQFKKGTTDLTDWLTTQNALKQSQNSYLSSLYTYYLARIDLEKAAGTLQNFYNSL is encoded by the coding sequence ATGAGCAAAAAAATCATCACACTTCTTCTTATTGCTGTATCCTGCCAGCTCTATGCACAGGAAACCTGGCAGCTAAGGCAGTGTATCGAATACGGCCTTGAACACAACCGTAACAATGCGATTTATGCCAATCAGAAACGCGCCGCCGACGCACGCGCACGGGAAGCGCTGGCCGACTACCTACCGCGCATCAGCCTGACCTCCACGCTTGACAACAATCTCAAGCTGCAGCAAACCGTGATACCGGCAGGGATATTCGGTGACCAGGACCTAAGGGTCAGCCTTACCAAGAAATTTGCCAGCAATGCGACGGCGCAGGTAGACCAGGTACTCTACGACCAGGCACTCCTTACCGGGCTTAGGGCGAACAAATACAACCGGCAGCAGGCAGCACTCAACCTCCAGCAATCCCGGGAGGCCATCATATACAACATTACCGCCGCCTACCTGGACATCTTTGTGTACCGCCAGCAGCTGGAACTCCTTCACTACAACCTTGAAACCTACCAGGGGCAGATAAATGTGCTCCAATTACAGGTGGACAAAGGCGTAACGCTACAAAAAGACCTGGATAAGGTACAGGTGGATTATAACAACACCCGCTCCCAGCAGCGCGTAGCCCAAAGCAACCTGGAACTGGCGCACAATGAGCTTAAATTCGAAATGGGCTACCCCTTCGATACCCCCTTAAAGGTGGATACCGCTGCACCGGCGAACCCTGCTATAGAAAAGGATGTAGCATTCTCCCCCGAAGCCCGTATCGATTACCGCCTGGCTGCGCTGGATGTGCGGTTGAAGGAACTACAGCAAAAGAGCATCCGGGCCGGGGCACTCCCTACCCTTTCTGCCTACGCACGTTATGGGGCCGTGGGGTTTGGCGACCACCTGGACCAGGCCTACCGCGATCTCAACCCTTTTTCGGCCGTAGGCCTAAAGCTGACCATACCACTGCTGGACTTTTACAGGCGCAACGCCCGCTACCGCCAGGCAGAGGTGGAGCGCCTCAATGCCGAGGAAAATCTTACCCTTTCCGAAGGGCGCTACAGGATGGAATTTGACAACGCACAGGCCAAGCTCCTGCAGGCGCAATCCAATGTAGAGAACGACCAGCGCAACGTTACCCTCGCCCAGTCTGTACTTACCGTTACTGACCTGCAGTTTAAAAAGGGAACAACCGACCTGACCGACTGGCTCACGACACAAAACGCCTTGAAGCAGTCCCAGAACAGTTACCTTAGTTCACTCTATACCTATTACCTGGCGCGCATCGACCTTGAAAAAGCTGCCGGCACATTGCAAAATTTTTACAATTCATTATAA